A part of Gracilimonas sp. genomic DNA contains:
- a CDS encoding GAF domain-containing protein has protein sequence MREGIKTSGHEGLLLHVVDGINRTLQLKEVLRKCMEAAKVVMNSEASSLMLLDELTGDLNVSIPTGPVKDEIMGMAVPKSKGIGGWVISYNQPFISNDVVESDIFWKDLSTGFTTRNIICVPLQDNEGQAFGVLQAINKKDGQMFVNEDVPVFESLALHVASAIERSKKFDEVERKLSERDEQLLDIRQQLYDNLSAISDLLEFDLEEIRDLKSRRILHSANSRIKSVMEVQSFLPDREKPDAIDLPAYLGLVASQVEHAFEDSEKDVRLNLRFEEVSLDSNRSMLCGLILNELMTNAYKKASSGKEIGEVIVSLKQTSKDKIVIIVTDNGRGTEVEEKGDEVKKSPKSVVQKLVEKLEGDITYTQNPEIGSTSILSFHV, from the coding sequence GTGAGAGAAGGTATAAAGACTTCTGGCCATGAAGGACTTTTACTGCATGTTGTAGATGGAATAAACAGAACGTTGCAGTTGAAAGAAGTGCTTCGGAAATGTATGGAAGCTGCCAAAGTAGTGATGAATTCGGAAGCAAGTTCTCTCATGCTTTTGGATGAACTTACCGGTGACTTAAATGTGAGCATACCCACCGGCCCCGTAAAAGATGAAATTATGGGGATGGCTGTTCCGAAAAGTAAGGGAATTGGCGGATGGGTGATTTCCTATAACCAGCCCTTTATTTCAAATGATGTAGTAGAAAGTGATATTTTCTGGAAAGACTTATCTACAGGCTTCACAACCCGGAATATCATTTGTGTGCCTTTGCAGGATAATGAGGGACAGGCATTCGGTGTACTACAGGCCATCAACAAAAAGGATGGGCAGATGTTCGTGAACGAAGATGTACCTGTGTTTGAGTCGCTGGCCCTTCATGTTGCTTCCGCCATCGAGCGGTCCAAAAAATTTGATGAGGTGGAGAGAAAACTTTCCGAACGGGATGAACAGCTTCTTGATATTCGTCAGCAACTGTATGATAACTTGTCGGCAATCTCTGATCTTCTGGAATTTGATTTAGAAGAAATCAGAGATCTTAAATCACGAAGGATTTTGCATTCTGCAAACTCCCGGATCAAATCGGTGATGGAAGTGCAGTCCTTTTTGCCTGACAGAGAAAAGCCTGACGCTATAGACTTACCTGCATACCTGGGGTTGGTTGCAAGTCAGGTTGAACATGCATTTGAAGATTCAGAGAAAGATGTTCGACTCAATTTACGCTTTGAAGAGGTGAGTCTGGATAGTAATCGAAGCATGTTATGCGGATTAATTCTGAATGAGTTAATGACCAATGCATACAAAAAAGCTTCTTCTGGTAAAGAAATCGGCGAAGTAATTGTAAGCCTGAAGCAGACCAGCAAAGACAAAATTGTGATTATTGTGACAGACAATGGGCGAGGAACTGAAGTAGAAGAGAAGGGTGATGAGGTTAAGAAAAGTCCCAAATCAGTAGTTCAGAAACTGGTAGAAAAACTGGAAGGCGATATAACCTATACTCAGAACCCGGAGATTGGTTCAACCAGTATTCTTTCCTTTCATGTTTAA
- a CDS encoding NAD(P)/FAD-dependent oxidoreductase, whose amino-acid sequence MTKADVDIPVVIVGGGPVGLFLAICLIKKGIKCRVLEKRQEPVPDSRSLGIHPVSLELFDEVGITEPFLTSGLKIRKGLALTEDKKLGEISFEYCPKPHNYILACPQFTTEKILRNELQKLDEDALITGATVKHFDEHEQFVEITYSIDQQTNQQITANYIIGCDGKNSAVRQQASIHYSGKRYNDTYIMGDFEDTTDFGADAAVFLPNGGLIECFPLPNGMRRWVVKTNQYISEPSQLKLATLVQERLGYDLSEIKSTMLSSFGVQHFMAETFAKGRVLLAGDAAHVVSPIGGQGMNLGWLDCQNLAKRLHTLTDDKGELNYDPATLKKYSLRQKKIVKKVGRRAEINMALGRKPGIPFLRNLFVKGILQSPLRNKVAEIFTMRGLNDWWI is encoded by the coding sequence ATGACAAAAGCTGATGTTGACATACCCGTCGTAATTGTGGGCGGAGGTCCCGTAGGACTTTTTCTTGCCATATGCCTGATCAAAAAAGGAATTAAGTGCCGGGTATTGGAGAAAAGGCAAGAACCTGTACCTGATTCACGGTCATTGGGCATTCACCCTGTATCTCTTGAGCTTTTTGATGAAGTTGGGATCACGGAGCCATTCTTAACTTCCGGTTTAAAAATCAGGAAAGGTCTTGCGCTTACCGAAGACAAAAAGCTGGGTGAAATTTCATTCGAATACTGCCCCAAACCTCACAATTATATTCTGGCTTGTCCACAATTCACCACAGAAAAAATCTTGCGTAATGAACTGCAAAAGCTTGATGAAGATGCCCTTATAACCGGAGCAACTGTAAAACACTTTGATGAACATGAGCAGTTTGTGGAAATTACCTATTCAATTGATCAGCAAACAAATCAACAAATAACGGCTAACTACATCATCGGTTGTGACGGGAAAAACAGCGCCGTCCGTCAACAAGCCTCTATCCACTATTCCGGAAAGCGATATAACGATACCTACATTATGGGCGATTTTGAAGACACCACCGACTTTGGCGCTGATGCAGCTGTATTCCTTCCAAACGGCGGACTTATTGAGTGTTTTCCTCTTCCTAACGGAATGCGGCGATGGGTAGTAAAGACCAACCAATATATTTCGGAACCCAGCCAGTTAAAGCTGGCGACATTGGTTCAAGAAAGGCTTGGTTATGATTTGTCCGAAATCAAAAGTACCATGCTCAGCAGCTTTGGGGTTCAACATTTTATGGCAGAGACATTTGCAAAGGGAAGGGTTTTATTAGCCGGCGACGCAGCTCATGTTGTCAGCCCCATTGGTGGTCAGGGAATGAACCTAGGCTGGCTGGATTGCCAGAATTTGGCAAAGCGGTTACATACACTTACTGATGACAAAGGCGAATTAAACTATGACCCTGCCACTCTTAAAAAATATTCTCTCCGCCAAAAGAAAATAGTCAAAAAAGTGGGCCGCCGGGCTGAAATCAACATGGCTTTGGGCAGAAAACCCGGTATTCCGTTTCTTAGGAATCTCTTTGTTAAAGGCATATTACAATCACCCCTGAGAAACAAGGTGGCAGAGATTTTCACTATGCGCGGGTTAAACGACTGGTGGATTTAA
- the acnA gene encoding aconitate hydratase AcnA: MSDKLKQTRVEFETGSGKAYLHSLPKLKELGYKSIDKLPFSVKILLEAVLREFDGYAVTEKDIEALANYNAKDPQGEIPFKPSRVVLQDFTGVPAVVDLAALRSAMKRMGGKATDINPQVPVDLVIDHSVQVDMFGQDAALMFNVEKEMERNNERYEFLKWGKEAFDNFRVVPPGRGIVHQVNLEYLGRGVFTRKEADGSTTAYPDTLVGTDSHTTMINGLGILGWGVGGIEAEAAMLGQPISMLVPEVTGMKLTGKLREGVTATDLTLTVTQMLREHGVVGKFVEFYGDGLSNMSLPDRATIANMAPEYGATMGFFPIDKESLRYMRRTGRSEELVQLVENYTKAQGLFRTDDTPDPEFSSTLELDLSTVETSLAGPKLPHDRITLGNMKKAFENSLTSDNPTMGFNLAQEKLANKGLYKNGQEIEMKHGDVVIAAITSCTNTSNPSVMLGAGIVAKKAYEKGLKVPAYVKTSLAPGSRVVTEYLKEAGLTEYMDKLGFNLVGYGCTTCIGNSGPLPEPVERAIKEGDLIAAGVLSGNRNFEGRIHPWVKANYLASPPLVVAYALAGSVDIDLATEPLGKDKDGNDVYLKDIWPSTAEIAEHLDAAIRPELFEKMYGDIFESPTWEEIPVSGGDLFNWSEESTYIQEPPFFMDMNEEPEPIKPIKGARALVKVGDSITTDHISPAGNIKEDAPAGIYLKEHGVEKKDFNSYGSRRGNDRVMTRGTFANVRFKNQLAPGKEGGFTKYFPDDEITTIYDASLKYKETNTPLVALAGKQYGTGSSRDWAAKGTALLGIKTVIATSYERIHRSNLIQMGVLPLQFKEGESADTLGLDGSETFDIHVDDNVKARDEIKVTATKTNGEVVEFVTDCRIDTPVEVDYYRNGGILHTVLLDYLKKSKAEN; encoded by the coding sequence ATGAGCGACAAACTGAAGCAAACCAGAGTTGAATTTGAAACCGGTTCGGGCAAGGCTTACTTGCATAGCCTTCCAAAACTGAAAGAGCTGGGTTATAAGAGTATTGATAAACTCCCCTTCTCTGTAAAAATATTGTTGGAAGCCGTACTCCGCGAATTTGACGGATACGCTGTTACTGAAAAAGATATTGAGGCACTGGCTAATTATAATGCCAAAGATCCACAGGGTGAAATTCCTTTTAAACCTTCCCGGGTAGTGTTGCAGGATTTTACCGGAGTTCCGGCTGTAGTTGATTTGGCTGCCCTCCGGTCTGCGATGAAACGCATGGGTGGTAAAGCTACCGACATCAACCCACAGGTTCCTGTAGACCTGGTGATTGACCACTCTGTACAGGTTGATATGTTCGGGCAAGATGCCGCGCTGATGTTCAACGTGGAAAAAGAAATGGAGCGTAACAACGAGCGCTACGAATTCCTGAAATGGGGTAAAGAAGCTTTTGATAACTTCCGCGTGGTACCTCCGGGACGTGGAATTGTGCACCAGGTAAACCTTGAGTATTTAGGCCGCGGTGTTTTCACCCGGAAAGAAGCAGACGGATCTACAACTGCTTATCCTGATACGCTGGTTGGAACCGATTCTCACACAACCATGATTAACGGACTCGGTATTCTCGGCTGGGGCGTTGGTGGAATTGAAGCGGAAGCAGCCATGCTGGGCCAGCCTATTTCCATGTTGGTTCCTGAAGTAACCGGAATGAAACTGACAGGCAAACTTCGCGAAGGGGTTACCGCTACCGACCTGACGCTTACGGTTACTCAAATGCTCCGTGAGCATGGCGTAGTGGGTAAGTTTGTTGAATTTTACGGGGATGGGCTCAGCAACATGAGTCTTCCTGACAGGGCTACCATCGCAAACATGGCTCCTGAGTACGGAGCTACCATGGGCTTCTTCCCAATTGATAAAGAGTCATTGCGATATATGAGAAGAACCGGACGTTCCGAAGAGTTGGTGCAACTGGTTGAAAATTACACCAAAGCTCAGGGCTTATTCAGAACGGATGATACTCCTGATCCGGAATTCTCTTCTACACTGGAACTTGATCTGAGTACCGTTGAGACTTCACTTGCAGGCCCAAAACTTCCTCACGACCGGATTACCCTCGGTAATATGAAGAAGGCGTTCGAAAACTCGCTGACCAGCGACAACCCAACCATGGGTTTCAACCTGGCGCAGGAAAAACTGGCCAACAAAGGATTGTATAAGAACGGACAGGAAATTGAGATGAAGCACGGTGATGTGGTTATTGCCGCGATTACATCCTGTACCAACACTTCCAACCCAAGCGTAATGCTGGGTGCCGGAATTGTTGCGAAAAAAGCATATGAAAAAGGACTTAAAGTACCTGCTTATGTGAAAACTTCACTCGCTCCCGGTTCACGTGTGGTAACTGAGTATCTGAAAGAAGCCGGTTTGACCGAGTACATGGATAAACTTGGATTTAACCTGGTCGGTTACGGCTGTACAACTTGTATCGGAAACTCAGGCCCGTTACCCGAACCGGTTGAGCGAGCCATAAAAGAAGGCGACCTGATTGCCGCTGGTGTACTTTCCGGAAACCGTAACTTTGAAGGCCGAATTCACCCATGGGTGAAAGCAAATTACCTGGCTTCACCGCCGCTGGTTGTAGCTTATGCACTGGCCGGAAGCGTTGATATCGATCTTGCCACCGAACCTTTAGGTAAAGACAAAGATGGCAATGATGTTTATTTGAAAGATATCTGGCCATCAACGGCTGAGATTGCTGAACATCTGGATGCAGCTATTCGTCCGGAGCTGTTCGAGAAAATGTATGGTGATATTTTTGAATCACCGACCTGGGAAGAAATTCCGGTATCTGGTGGGGATTTGTTCAACTGGAGTGAAGAATCAACCTACATTCAGGAACCTCCATTTTTCATGGATATGAATGAAGAGCCGGAGCCCATCAAGCCCATTAAAGGCGCGAGAGCTTTGGTGAAAGTTGGCGACTCCATCACCACTGATCATATTTCTCCAGCTGGTAATATTAAAGAAGACGCTCCGGCAGGAATTTACCTTAAAGAACATGGAGTGGAGAAAAAAGACTTTAACTCCTACGGTTCACGCCGCGGTAACGACCGTGTGATGACGCGTGGTACCTTTGCCAACGTTCGATTTAAGAATCAGCTGGCTCCCGGAAAAGAAGGCGGGTTTACCAAGTATTTCCCTGATGATGAAATCACAACGATTTATGATGCATCACTGAAATACAAAGAAACAAATACGCCTCTGGTTGCCTTAGCTGGTAAGCAGTACGGAACCGGTTCATCACGTGACTGGGCGGCAAAAGGTACAGCGCTGCTCGGAATCAAAACGGTAATTGCGACTTCTTATGAGCGTATTCACCGATCAAACCTGATCCAAATGGGTGTACTTCCCCTTCAGTTTAAAGAAGGCGAAAGTGCTGACACGCTTGGCTTAGACGGTTCAGAAACATTTGATATCCACGTGGATGACAATGTGAAAGCACGTGACGAGATCAAAGTGACGGCAACCAAAACCAATGGAGAAGTTGTTGAGTTTGTGACGGATTGTAGAATTGATACTCCTGTTGAGGTAGATTACTACCGCAATGGAGGGATTCTGCATACGGTACTGCTTGATTACCTTAAAAAGAGCAAAGCAGAAAACTAA